taactgctctcatatctggcaaaccgaggggagtccaaaacggccgtgtgggggtgccttaaaaccgcctaccttctctggtccaaacaaatccagagcattcaggaccagaatctaaagttagaaggaggacatactggctgctgcattgttgtcagagaagccagcacttcctTTTCTTCATTCTCAGACctgaggtgtttttttctttgctcatcATACTTTAAAGTCCGCCCTGATATACAAgctctctgctgtctgtttgttgcattaagtgtttttaattaaGAGCTTTTATCAGCTGCTGTTTGACAGTCAGAGCTAaaagctctccctctctcgctttctctctcgctctctctctttatcttacTTAGTCAGATTCATTCCTTCAGTtataatttaaacatttcacaaacatCCTGAGTCCTGACATGTATCCATTCATAAactccatcctcctctctctgtttctgtccatCCATACGTCTCTAATCTCTGCCCCTCGTCGTGGAGTCACAGCCCCCTCTCCGTCCCGCGGTCATGCCTCCTGCCGTGTTCACTGTCTGGGTTCACAGATGGTCGTCTGACCTCTGAGTCTGACTGATCAGATTATGACATCGCAGCCAAACACGTCTGCAGAACGTCTACAAACATGTCTTCAACATGTCTgcaacacatttacaaaatgtctGTAACATGTCTAACATGTCTGTAACATGTCTGTAACATGTCTACAACATGTCTGTAACATGTATGTAACATGTCTGCAACATGTTTAACATGTCTgtaacacatttacaaaatgtctGCAACATGTCTGTAACATGTCTTCAACATGTCTGTAACATGTATGTAACATGCCTGCAACATGTTTAACATGTCTGTAACATGTCTTCAACATGTCTGTAACATGTATGTAACATGTCTGCAACATGTTTAACATGTCTgtaacacatttacaaaatgtctgtaacatgtctgcaacatgtctgtaacacatttacaaaatgtctGTAACATGTCTGTAACATGTATGTAACATGTCTAACATGTCTGTAACATGTCTAACATGTCTGTAACATGTCTGTAACATGTCTTCAACATGTCTGCAACATGTCTGTAACATGTCTGTAACATGTCTGCAACATGTCTGTAACATGTCTTCAACATGTCTGCCACATGTCTGCAACATGTCTGCAACATGTCTGTAACATGTCTGTAACATGTCTGCCACATGTCTGCAACATGTCTGTAACATGTTTAACATGTCTGTAACATGTCTGCCACATGTCTGCAACATGTCTGCAACAGATTTACAACATGTCTGTAACATGTATGTAACATGTCTAACATGTCTGCAACCTGTCTGTAACATGTCTTCAACATGTCTGCAACATGTCTGCAACATGTCTGCCACATGTCTGCAACATGTCTGAAACAGATTTACAACATGTCTTCAACATTTCTGTAACATGTCTGCAACATGTCTGTAACATGTCTTCAACATGTATATAACATGTATGTAACATGTCTGCAACATGTCTGCAACATGTACGTAACATGTCTAACATGTATGTAACATGTCTAACATGTCTGCAACACGTTTAACATGTCTGCAACATGTATGTAACATGTCTGCAACACATTTAACATGTCTGCAACATGTATGTAACATGTCTGCAACATGTATGTAACATGTATGTAACATGTCTGCAACATGTATGTAACATGCAACACgtttaacatgtttaacatgTCTAACATGTCTGCAACACgtttaacatgtttaacatgTCTAACATGTCTGCAACATGTATGTAACATGTAGGTAACATGTCTAATATGTCTGCAACATGTTAGACATGTGATCAACCTCAACTCTGATATTCTGAGCTTCTAAACTTCACGATGAGTCCTTCTCCGTCATGGCGTGCACCCTCGTTTCAGCTCTGCACATCGACCTTGAACATTTGTGTCTGCAGAAGCAGCTTTGCAGCGTAATTACTTCATAAACTCGCCCCGAGCCGGAGCATCCGGAGGGACTGAATGGCTGAGTTTGTGTTATCAgcttcacacagacagactcccTGCTGAGCTGGACGAGGACGGACGGACGCCGCGGGGGAAAAGGCGAGGCCTTAAAGTTCATCAGACTGCCTCAGGTTACAGAAACCTTACCTGGCTGAAAAACAGAGATTGTAGctacacagcagagagagagagagagagagagagtgtggttTTGGATAAACTGGATCACGTTAATCTCGTTTTTTCTAAACGGCTTCACACTAAAAGATTCCTCTGAGACGACACAGTAGAAACGTTATCGAGTTAGTTCCAATCGACAAAACGCTCACTTAACTCTGTGCAGGGAGACGATTAAATGTCTTTAATGTCAATAAATCTCTGCGTTTGATTTATGAGAAATCCAGAATATTCAAATTATTTGTTTGTATGAAGGAAAATCAAGTCTGACGAGAATTTTGACTTGTGAGGATGAGTTTGTGTTCTTTTGCAGAATGTCTAAATCTATAACGGCTAATTTCCTCATAACCCGTGCGCCCCACACTACGACGTCGTTCACTGTCACTCTAGTCACTGCTCGTGTTTCCACAGAGAGCGCCGCGGTCtctggagcgtgccagcagcgacCACGGACTATGTGGAGGGGTTCCAACAGGAAGTACCCCAGGAAGCTAATGTGTACGCTGGCGCTAATGAGGATGCTAATAAAGAAAGAGCTAATGTGAACTTCTAACGCCCTCATCAGTCTCACTAAAAGGTTAAATTACATGAACACTTTgtgtttaaagacatttcttaTTTACTAAAATCTGTCGTTAAGAACATTAATTATCTTTCTCATCctgcagcaaacacagacagagacttACCCAGGAAACACGAAACCTTTCAAGCTAACGTGAACTAACATGAACAGCCTCACCGGGACTTTAGGAGTTAATAAAACTTGAGCTCAAACATTATATTTCTTTAATCAAAATCTCTCATTATTCCTGAAAgaaatttaatgtttttttgatgGCTCATCCTGCACCAAACATTAGTCAATGCAAAATGTGATTTCAACAAAATTATAATTAAACTACAACCcagaatttaaaaatcaatcagtTGCTAATCATAATTTCCAGCACGGAGACTGCCATTGATGGgtctccagcgccccctgcaggaacagactgTGGGCCGTCagtcaggcttcaaacattcatatttacagtttatgataAAAACCCTAACTTCAGTCTCTGCCTGAAACAGctagtttcagctgctgtctctttaaggcccccctccccacaggCAGAACGCTGCAAGGCTGCCAGGTGAGGGCTGCTCTCCATAgatgggagaagagagtctatggaAGAGGTTTCAGCAgcttacgtagaggcttgaagccatctggtgaaattcttggtcttatatcggggaactatggcATAATTTACAGAACAAggcgtttagcgccctctgcagactcatcctgggattactaccaacatacgtttacctcatgatctgacaCTTTACCCACGTTTAGTTTGGACATCCTGCATTTTAACACTATATGatatgtgattttaaaatggGGTCAACTTTGATattaaagaagaataaagagatTCTGATGAAGGACAAAAACCAAAACCCTGACCAATTAATCAGCCAGtcgataatatcagccgatattagcatatccagtgactatcggtatcggttaactttatctcagatatgcacctatattactcgatttattcaccagtcaaataccagttcatttgagtttcattgtattacactagctgttctctttcaccagtagagggcgctatatagactacaacaaacatcatcactctgcagagtgtcgagtGGTGATTCatgtacatgctcagttactttacagctgagtgaccatcttgtcttcattataaatcttttccatgagtgtttgataactgagggatcaacataataaatatgtgaatatctatgcagtgtttcccctaccattatattggggggggtggcccaaaaatgtaaattttacgaacattttgacaaccttaacATAGccagagcgccctctgctggcgaAGATGACACCTGTATCCAGCATCGTCTGCTGCATTATCTGCTCTGTAGACAACACATATTGTTGTGTCTAATATATTGTCAGGGCTCCTCAcccattttaaaatcattaattaaattaaagctGCAGTTTCCTTGTCAAGGCAGCGCTCTTCTCCCCTGATGTCATAGCGGTGTTTGTGAGTCCTGTGGCTTTACACAGAACTAAATATACTACACATTTATATTCAATATGATGTAGTCTCAGATTAAAGAATGTAAAACCAGCATTCATATAAAACCTGAGTGAAGTCAAaggttggagctgctgttatGGCTGTAAAACATCATGtcaggcagggggggggggttcctccCCCTAAACCTCCCCCTCTGTTCGTGCCTTCACACCCCTCAGATCAGCTTATCGGAGGCTGGGACCCTCCCCCCAAATCCCCCCTCACCCAGACTGACAGCTGAGTGTCCTGATCTCGGCCCTAAACCAGCCTCCATCTCAAACAGGCGTCATGATttcacacggccgttttggacgcccctcggtttgccagatatgagagcagttatcaggtcaaaccaacaggtgttgcagcgatggaagcgggtcaagagaagtggttcagatagaagtgattgtacccgacctaaaaagactctgcatgtttctgataagctccacgagcagaaacgtgctcaaactaggatcaatattggagatgcttttgaaaaatggagagaggttagaacgcagaaaggtttacagaccgatgcagagctggataaacactgaagcttctcgGTGAAACACCGAGCAGAAAAAAGCTCGctccaaaacgagggtgaaccttgtgttgacTTTTGGGTAAAAGCCAACTAAAGGAGCGTCCTGAGGGCGTGGGATGAAGAGAGATgcgtctgttttctgttctacAGGCAGCTGCCGAACCCCgatggttagcttgtgctagcgtgctaAATGATCTGCTTTTTCGTTAGAGTAGctagtaaacgtacacactacgtcctgcagtgagtgtgcacttctgagcccaggaggaggggcccagtttgaaggttgtgtttacaagctgcaccTTTAATGTCAGACGGCAGAGCACGAGGTTTCTCGACCGACACCTCACTAACTTTTTGgagttttttcatgaaaatcccGTCTTGCAGCTTCCAATAAAATGTGAtgttctgatttgttgtttCATATCTTTGTACATTTTCTAGATTATTTTGTGAAACTGTTCATTAGGTATCTAAAGACAGGTTCATTCATCTTAAATTTTACAGTCCTGTTGATAACAGTGCAAGTTCATCGATACATAAATCATCGTCCTGCTCATCACGAAGCCTCatcaatacttaaaaaaaaatgcatcatcatTATTTCTGATGACTAAGCAAAATCTGCCTTTCACAGGATCCATCCATCATATTAACTTATGATGGCTTTAATTGTCCATGTgatgtctcagtgtgtgtgtgtttgtgcgtgtgtgtcagacactgcagtgtgtgtgtctgctgattTAAGTGCACTGTGCGCCTcccacacacagccacacacacacacacacacacacacacacagtttgcagAATTGAACCTGAACGCTTCGTTTAAAAACAGAGAGCTGGTGACAccttgattcattttaaaacattattataaatctcattaacacacacaaacatacacacacatgtacagaatTTAAACATGTCAACACTGATCTgatctctgtctcctctgcagctctgtgtctgtcctaaatgtgtgtgtgtgtctctttaaattctgtttgtgttcacgtctttataaattaaataaatgtcaaaagaaGAGACTCACCGATCAGTGTGATGAGGAGCGGGCGCGGCATGTCTGCTGCAGTGCTCAGCatcctcctgctctcctctgaATGGACAGAGGATCTCTTAGATTTCTGCGCGTGTTTTCAGGAGCACGCGGGGCTCATGGCGGGCTGTGCGGTGTTTTGCGGAGTGTAGGGTCTGACGCTGTGCGGGGGTTCAGCCTCTTTGCGGTCACAGCGGATCCTGAAGCTCTGCTGCAACACCATAGACTGTGCAACACCGACGCTGCTGGAAAGAACCGCCTGACAGCTGCGTGCAGTTCCCTCTGCTGGCCGCTAGATGTAACTGCAGCGGCGTGACTCTAATGCTGCGTTCAGGGACTCCTCGGAAAAGGTCGCTTTGTGTCGAAACGTTAAGAAAAACCCTGCAATTTTTGAAAACTCTGgcaaaataatgtattttttttaattatttggttAAATTCTTGTTTCGGAAACATGTTCCGAACttgtttttataacttttttgaGCAAACTAGCTCTCATTAATTTTCCACTTATAAGTGTTcacttttacagtttttgtGGCGGGATGAAACGAAAACTTCAATCATTCCGTTTAATTGTTGTTTGGACACAAAAGTGCTGTCAGTTACATGCTACAGTTATCATTGTTAACCTGTGTGAATCCATAGTAGCAATAGCCGATGAAATACAGATTAAATATAAGCATTCGGACGTTTCTGGTGCAATAAATGGCGTACAGTtcatgtaaataataaataaagttaattagAGTGTTTTTACACAGCAACTTTTAACACATGTTTCATTACTTGAGGcctttatgcttttattttagagatggGACTGTGGATAGTCAGAGATCATGGATAGAGagaacatgcaggaaaggagccacaggtctgactCGATCCCAGGCCGcttgcttggaggactacagcctctatacatggagTGGGCACACTGACCACCACGCTTCAGTCCATTAACATTTACCAACGCCAAAACAGGAAACCCTGCCGTCTCTGTCCATCGTGCAGAAACGTCCTCCCCGCCTCTCTTCCTGTCCTcaataataaacagaaaagaCTCAACGTGCTCTAAGAAGAAAGTTTTAAATGTAGCACAAGAGAAAAGTCTGACATGATGCGGTCTGTGTTTAGGACGTGTGGGGTCACCAGTTTAGTGAAGTCCAagtggggtcaaaggtcagaaacGACTGCTGTAAACCAAACTGACAGGAGACAAAAGGACACAACATGTCATAACAAATCCACGTTTTTAATATCAAAACAACCATCAGACATCAGGTTTATCTCCCACATTAGAGACAACAAacttaattttttatttattttacacaaagcTTCAGTTCGAGTTCGAAGCAGGAAACTAGAATCTGAATTTATCTGAacagcaggaaacagaaacaagacgaTGTGCTTCTTCAACAGCATcgacacaaacatgtacatctATTTACAATCGAGTTTCTCCTTCTGTCACATCAGAGTCTCAGTCTTCATCAGCTCCGTTTCTATCAAAAGTTCCCTCTTCATTTCATCAACGCCGACGTTAACGAGCATGTTTTAATCACTCGAACGTCTCCACAGACGATGGTCAGCAGAGGACGATCTTCCTCTAAACCGCTGCTGCTTTGAACGAACCAGGCCGGAGGCGCCGACAGACTTCAGGAAGTGCTACTTTACAGAgcgaggaagaagagaggaggaagaagaggaagaggaggaggcggagctctcaGAACTGCTGCAGGATCAGTTTCTTCTTCCCGTCGTGGCTGAACTTGTTGGAGCTGAAGAGGTCGCTGTCGTAGAACGCCGTCAGGTTGTGGATGTTGATCTGTCtcgcctggaggaggaggaagaggacgaggaggacgaggaagaggaggaggattagAAACTTCTCAACGATCAACAATAATAAAGCCGGTGATGAACATCAGCTCGTTAGCGCTCACCTTGTCCTGCAGGTCCTTCTCGGGGATCTCGATATTGTCGTTCTGGACGCCGTATCTGTTCCTCTGGTAGGCGACCTGCTCGTTGACCAGCTGTTTCAGgatgaacagcagcagctcgtTGTTGTCTCTGCGGAAGGCCAGGTAACGGGCGAACGTCTGCACGCGACAAACACCGACGTTAGAGCCACGAGATGATTAAAGAACCCGACTGAACGTTTAGAAAGAGAAGCCGTCTCACCTTCCTCATGCTCCTCATCACGCTGAACTTCTGCGTGTCGATGAAGCTCTCCAGCATCACCCGGATCGCCATGTTCACGTCGTCCTCCACCACGTAGTCCCTCAGGTGGATCTTAGCGTGAGCCTCCGCCATCCGGATCATGGACTCGATGTGACGCACCGTGATGGGGATGCTGCCGGTCGCCTGCAGGAGACAGAAGCATCACTTTAGTCCAAACAGACGCGTGATGTTTCtctttaaccctcaggcatcagtttaatttactaccctcttaagacactaaggacaaaaatgtccacttccaaaaaagtgctataaatatataacagattaatatttctacttttttttttttgcataaatctcttaaacaacttcagccctgctcaaaactgccaaatattgaataattatcaggaatttaaccctttaaatgccagaatcaagtaatcaaactggcatttaaagggttaaattcctgataattattcaacatttgatatttttgagcagggctggagttgtttaagagatgtatgcagaaaaaagtagaaatatcaatctgttctatttttatagcagttttttggaagtggacattttcaCTCTCCCATGTCCAAACAGGggactacattttaaatctgacacTACACAAAAACTAATAATGCattaaagtcaatattttggataatcttcgACATATCAAagactgatttgaaaaaaaatcccccagccaccaaatatttgttatatggaaaataactaatttttgtgtttttttttcataaataacaagtTAGTGTTGAGCATGGCTGAAgctgtttaagagatttatgcagaaaaaagtagaaaaaaatatcaatctgttctatttttatagcagttttttggaagtggacatttttgtccaaaatgtgtcaagagagactttcttacagAAATTTGTGCCATATGCaccaacacagacaaaatgatggccagatgaagaggaaacatttgaccaaatggacaaaaatgtccatagtgatACATGAGGGTTAATCAGAAACGTTTCCTGAACACGTGAGGAGCGTTTGGGCGCCAGTGGGAGGTTCCTCAGATTTCTCACCATGGACTCTTTGCGCAGCTCGCTGTAGATCCGAGCCACTTTGTCCTGATCCATCTGGTTCAGTTTGGGATgaacctgcagagagacgaggagtAACAATGTAGAGTCAACACCAGCTGGATCAAAAAACAATCGCCGCTCGCAGACCGCCATTTAAAGGAGCTGAAACACTGACGGCCATGAGACGCACGGCGTGCAGCGTGCAGTTGTTGAATTTCGGGATGAAGTTATTCCACCTATGATCCGCCATCAGAGGTTTTAACAGAGGGtgtcatggggggggggggggggggggggggggggatgagcgGGTGAGGCTGCACAgcgctgtgtgcatgtgtgtgtgtgtgtgtgtgtgtgtgtgtgtaccctcACACGACTTTCCTGTTGCGTTCTGTGACGCCGTGCTGCAATGTGAATTAAAACACTTAGACACTAATTTAATGCCTTTGCGGGCGCTCGGTATCACATGATTTCATTGGTTCCTGtatgcagatttgtttttgcagccagcGAGAAGATGGCGTCCATCACGACACATCATGTCATCCATGTTACGATTGCTCAGAGGGTTATGGTGTGTCCGTACCCGCTCTTTGGCGTAGATGATGTACTTCCTCAGGAGCTCCTGGGGGATCGGCGGCACGTCAGACGTGTTGGGCAGGACCACATCCTCTAAGGCCACGCCCGCTTCCTTGTTGCTAGGGTGATGCTTGATGTGGGAGCCGACCACGAAGCGAGCCAACATCTCGTCCTGGTGGGAAAGAGCCAATCAGGAGccgggagggagggagagcgtTATCAGTGACAGTCTGAGTCAACGCTTACAAAACTAAAATACGGCGGTTAAAGAAGAGATGGCGTGATGCGCCTGGCTCCGCTCATTGTTAAAATAattatgcaataaaaaaaacatgagcactggactgcaggtgtgtgtgtgtgtgtgtgtgtgtgtgtacctgcacgGGGTCCACAGTGTCCCTGACGACACACAGGACGTCAAAACGGGACACGATCGGCTCCGTCAGGTCGACGTTCTCAGCAAAGGTGAGGGAGGGGTCATACCTGCCGCCTGCAGGacggaaagaaaaacacacaaatgggTTTAGCCcaagcggcagacaaaattgtccacAGCTCGAGCGTCACATGGCGTGTTTCTTACCGATGGGGTTGGAGGCGGCGATGACCGTACACCGGGCCTGCAGCGAGGTGACGATGCCGGCTTTAGAGATGGAGATGCTCTGCTGCTCCATCGCCTCGTGGATGCTCGTCCGGTCTGCGTCGTTCATCTGCacgaggaacaaaaaaaaaatgtttagaacGAGAGAAAACCATCAAACGGAtcagaaacaggaaaaggaGATCTCGTCAGCTGACCTTATCGAACTCGTCAATCAGACACACTCCACGGTCGGCGAGTACGAGCGCTCCGGCCTCCAGCGTCCACTCTCTGCTGACCGGGTGTCTCTGCACGTAGGCGGTCAGACCCACGGCGGACGCTCCCTGACCCGTGGTGAACACGGCCCGGCTCGCCACCTTCTCCACGTACCTGCAGAAAAGAACCAATCAATACTTCAAGCCGCTCGCTTTGAAAAGAAGGTCGagtctttctctccttctgatGAATGTTTTTGCACCGGGCGGCGACACGTACTTGAGGAACTGGGACTTGGCGGTTCCCGGGTCTCCGCACAGCAGCACGTTGATGTCTCCTCTCACCTTGTGTTTCCCgcctgaaggagagagagagagagtgtgtgagtgagagagagagagagagagagagagagagaaagagagagagagaaagagagcgggagagagagagagagagagagaaagagagagggagagagagaaagagagagggagagagaaagagagcgggagagagagagagagagagggagagagagaaagagagcaggagagagagaaagagagcaggagagagggacagagagaaagagagagagggacagagagagggagagagagagagcaggaggacaCCCAGACGTTTCAGGTTGATAACAAAAAGAACCCGTACCTGGATTTTTGGGCATTCctccaaacagacacagagcgagCGCTCGCTTGATGTCCTCGTGGCCGTAGATGGACGGAGCCATGCTGGCGAAAATCTGAGGAGATGACAGAAAGACGCGGTgagctgcacgaccatagactgtctgcacgccacctctaccatctctgtgttctaatgaacctgctgcattatgtttcctgttctccagtttatgttcttctccactctttagttcagattgagtttctcttcaactacacgtagcattgatagaaagacacatattctcattatagagtCCTATGGAGGATTCTGCTGCTCCACACGCCACGCCTAAAGAGCGAATAACCACAGAGGGCGGAGCTAAAGGCTGCTCACCCTCTCTCCGATGCGCTCGTCTTTGGACAGGGCGACGATGGCTTTGATGTCTTCGTCGGTCAGCTCGGCGACGGCCACGCCCTCGTCCCTGCAGGTGATGTGATTGGCCAGGATGACGGTGGCAAACACGGGGAAGCCGTTGGCCATGTTCAGGGAGCCGTCGTAGTTGTTGTGGTAGATTCCCGTCAGCTCCTGGGGGAACATCAAAACACAGGCCAAGAATTTAAAAAGCTAAACCCTCATGCGTCACTATGATAGATtaaatagatcaatagaacactgaaacatcTTCACGACCCTCTTCAGTCagtaaggacaaaaatgtccacttacaaaaaactgctataaaaatagaacagattgatattttgtttcttttttctgcataaatctcttaaacaacttcagccctgctcaaaactaccaaacattcaatcatttttaggaatttaaccctttaaatgccagtttaattacttgatgtcactgttgttatttatgaaaaaaaaaacacaaaaattagttattttccatataacaaatatttggtggctgggggattttttttttttaatcagtcttggatatgtcaaagattatccaaaatattgactttgatgcattattagtttttgtgtagcatcagatttaaaatgtagtcccctgtttggacattggagggcgaaaatgtccaatttacaaaaactgctataaaaatagaatagattcatatttcttt
The Labrus mixtus chromosome 7, fLabMix1.1, whole genome shotgun sequence DNA segment above includes these coding regions:
- the mcm2 gene encoding DNA replication licensing factor MCM2 is translated as MADSSESFHMATSPSRASRRGDMTSSPGRDLPPFEDESEGLLGDVTLPGEEEEDGDGEELIGDGMERDYRAIPALDQYEAEGLDLDDEDLSELSPGARAAAEEAMSRRDREQGVSGRLRRGLLYDSEDEDDERPAARRRRLAERAAEGVADGEEEEMIESIENLEDMKGHTVREWVSMAAPRLEIYNRFKNFLRTHVDENGHNVFKEKISDMCKENKESLVVNYEDLAAREHVLAYFLPEAPTEMLKVFDEAAKEVVLAMYPKYDRIAHEIHVRICNLPLVEEIRSLRQLHLNQLIRTSGVVSSCTGVMPQLGMVKYNCNKCNFVLGPFFQSQNQEVKPGSCPECQSFGPFEINMEETVYQNYQRISLQESPGKVAAGRLPRSKDAILLADLVDSCKPGDEIELTGIYHNNYDGSLNMANGFPVFATVILANHITCRDEGVAVAELTDEDIKAIVALSKDERIGERIFASMAPSIYGHEDIKRALALCLFGGMPKNPGGKHKVRGDINVLLCGDPGTAKSQFLKYVEKVASRAVFTTGQGASAVGLTAYVQRHPVSREWTLEAGALVLADRGVCLIDEFDKMNDADRTSIHEAMEQQSISISKAGIVTSLQARCTVIAASNPIGGRYDPSLTFAENVDLTEPIVSRFDVLCVVRDTVDPVQDEMLARFVVGSHIKHHPSNKEAGVALEDVVLPNTSDVPPIPQELLRKYIIYAKERVHPKLNQMDQDKVARIYSELRKESMATGSIPITVRHIESMIRMAEAHAKIHLRDYVVEDDVNMAIRVMLESFIDTQKFSVMRSMRKTFARYLAFRRDNNELLLFILKQLVNEQVAYQRNRYGVQNDNIEIPEKDLQDKARQINIHNLTAFYDSDLFSSNKFSHDGKKKLILQQF